In Bactrocera oleae isolate idBacOlea1 chromosome 3, idBacOlea1, whole genome shotgun sequence, a genomic segment contains:
- the Ctu2 gene encoding cytoplasmic tRNA 2-thiolation protein 2 produces the protein MCSIEEDDVLDDGMSSLMTPQEQISHSSQKGICHKCGQDGELYKLNFREAECRCCFLLFVNHKFRSTVGSSKALPRNAEILLVFDGSSESIVLLDMLQKAQSESNFKRLHCDFKVLFIDDYEVYKSICDINDYKCYIQQVKDFLLSYHNIKCYVTNLSSDINQEPFDINDMDIYLNRIMEIEIVFANDINNIQTSTSRNEFIKLRRKNLVASMATFLRCKYAFIPTINISIATDLLSAIVLGQGNNVAYDVAFKDDRLVNGIKIMRPIKDLSETEVLLYMRARNIKFFDRRDHVTYASSSLQRITESFIRNLQKNYTSTVSTIIRTGNKITSNNHIFKEDDSEYKCCICNSSIINSKTLSAVRYSRYVSERTSSISDLDTSYTKFLNITHKKNENLCHSCENIRRDSDINLIKRYL, from the coding sequence ATGTGCAGCATAGAAGAAGATGATGTTCTTGATGATGGCATGAGCAGCCTCATGACACCACAAGAACAAATATCACACTCCTCACAAAAAGGAATTTGTCATAAATGTGGTCAAGACGGCGAATTGTATAAGTTAAATTTTCGCGAAGCGGAGTGTAGGTGTTGTTTTCTCCTTTTTGTGAATCATAAATTCCGATCAACAGTTGGATCTTCTAAAGCTCTTCCAAGAAATGCTGAGATTCTTCTGGTGTTTGATGGCAGTTCAGAGTCTATAGTCTTATTGGATATGTTACAAAAGgcacaatcggaatcaaattttAAGCGACTGCATTGTGACTTCAAAGTCTTATTTATTGATGATTACGAGGTCTACAAAAGCATTTGTGATATAAATGATTATAAATGTTATATACAGCAGGtgaaagattttttattaagctaccataatataaaatgttatgtTACTAATTTAAGTTCTGACATAAATCAAGAGCCATTTGATATTAATGACATGGATATATATTTGAACAGAATAATGGAAATAGAAATAGTATTTGCCAATGACATCAATAATATTCAAACGTCAACAAGCCGCAACGAATTTATAAAACTTCGTCGCAAGAACTTAGTAGCATCTATGGCTACGTTCTTAAGATGCAAATATGCTTTTATACctacaataaatataagtatagcTACCGATCTGCTTTCAGCCATTGTACTTGGACAGGGAAATAACGTCGCTTATGATGTTGCATTCAAAGATGATCGTTTGGTTAATGGTATCAAAATCATGAGACCAATTAAGGATCTAAGTGAAACAGAGGTCTTACTCTATATGCGTGcacgaaatataaaattttttgatagacGTGATCATGTTACATATGCGTCTAGCAGTTTACAACGAATAACTGAGTCATTTATCCGCAATCTACAAAAAAACTATACCTCTACTGTTTCAACTATAATTCGTACCGGAAATAAAATTACCTCAAATAATCACATTTTTAAAGAAGACGATTCTGAATATAAATGCTGTATATGTAATTCTTCAATAATCAACTCTAAAACTCTTTCGGCTGTTAGGTACTCTCGATATGTTTCTGAAAGAACGTCAAGCATTTCTGATTTAGACACAAGCTACACAAAATTCTTGAACATAACCcacaaaaaaaacgaaaatttatgtCACAGTTGTGAAAATATACGACGGGATAgcgatattaatttaataaaacgatatttataa
- the LOC106621935 gene encoding acyl-coenzyme A diphosphatase NUDT19 — protein MSVDNLLTFHNVPKRTLQETADGFTNTLTFDMSILLFERTTNTAFALGHCVFPGGTFEEASDECQEWMDYFEEYGVSSNQLDRLIVKESNIKRSSPVLTSGKKFSRAISLRLTACRETFEEVGILFSRNHKTLKKISIAPTFGEDFEDFDRVGWQFSVHNDAKQFLKLCRNLQIVPDLCCLYEWSLWRSPFVAQKRYDTVFYFVSCTKMPTLLLEHSEVKRAMVSI, from the exons atgtcagttgacaatttgcttACATTCCATAATgtgcctaaacgtaccctacaagaaactgctgatggattcaccaatacactcacatttgatatgtca ATTCTACTCTTTGAACGAACTACGAACACGGCTTTTGCTCTTGGACACTGTGTCTTTCCTGGAGGAACTTTCGAGGAGGCATCAGATGAATGTCAAGAATGGATGGATTACTTCGAAGAGTACGGCGTAAGCTCGAATCAACTAGACAGACTAATTGTCAAAGAGTCAAATATTAAAAGATCGAGCCCAGTTTTAACCAGTGGTAAAAAATTTTCACGTGCTATTTCTTTGCGTTTAACTGCTTGTCGCGAAACATTTGAGGAAGTTGGAATTTTATTTTCCCGGAATcataaaacacttaaaaaaataagtatagcACCTACTTTTGGGGAAGATTTTGAGGATTTTGATCGTGTCGGATGGCAGTTTTCCGTTCATAATGACGCGAAACAATTCCTTAAGTTATGCCGGAATCTGCAAATAGTACCGGACCTATGTTGCCTGTACGAATGGTCTTTATGGCGTTCACCATTCGTTGCGCAAAAGAG atATGACACCGTGTTCTACTTTGTAAGTTGTACAAAAATGCCAACATTACTTCTGGAACACAGTGAAGTCAAAAGAGCTATGGTTAGTATTTGA